A window of the Kineosporia corallincola genome harbors these coding sequences:
- a CDS encoding NACHT domain-containing protein, translating into MAGGIALICAGLFGGMDAATALVGLFGAVLEVAALLVPRLHPPRTAQNVLDGIRADALAIWQVRAEQENLYPARGFTAIRLRARSAAAVGHASGSPHIVLTAEQFEQEWATFFREGLPRRAVIHGRRGAGKTTVATLAGLGLLKQGQLPVPILLDLGYWNPGSQEFTDWMADSIDISYPATRAIPRRRGMSRLDQLLSGGEVMLILDGLDEVRAEDPVTLLPELLASIPHRCRTVVTVRTNGSVPDERAALDRSVGQYVIDDLDREQVHTYVSAPLPRNSSGLVQNLGQWLRGEPDEAPRDLISTPEQLREAISAVDTGLIAPQELEQLRDPALRERLARREARSLIAKHEYLGRIDTEKYLTLLARKIEDDAPFLWWRLSSLVPAPVYTGAASLVAVPGYLLAHFMPVGLTRGLVLGLLAGIYSGVLRGVRLTGGALLSAVAVVAVGVGGTAMTLHPWQQALADTTEITSTAALLLGLRPWLVGKKRWKTAAAVAGIGAGTASATEMVCRAISFDDPYRDFTSILVSGSLGAAVATVAASLLLPSGQVLRPSSVQLKRGPRKGWIPGLYISGLVSAMAVGLAGGLGGALRFDPAYGVTLGLLFGVVVGVPVGIVGGVIRRLAAPLKNGSGSTRTATLSADRQTAAWIIASIAATATTATILLNRFAPDLASTINDYDQPRVFVLHPLIGLFFGALIGLVVAGFNSAWPSFAIGHLWLVATGQMPWRLEYFLTQLTSVGILRRQGFGHRFQHPTYRQALIWDEEHSS; encoded by the coding sequence GTGGCCGGCGGCATCGCCCTGATCTGTGCCGGGCTGTTCGGCGGAATGGACGCGGCGACCGCTCTCGTGGGCCTGTTCGGCGCGGTTCTCGAGGTCGCCGCGCTCCTGGTGCCGCGGCTGCATCCGCCGCGCACCGCGCAGAATGTGCTGGACGGCATCCGGGCCGATGCACTGGCCATCTGGCAGGTCCGCGCCGAGCAGGAAAACCTCTACCCGGCAAGAGGCTTCACGGCAATCCGGCTGCGGGCCCGGTCGGCCGCTGCGGTCGGTCACGCCTCCGGCTCACCGCACATCGTCCTCACCGCCGAGCAGTTCGAGCAGGAATGGGCCACGTTCTTCCGCGAAGGCCTGCCCCGGCGAGCCGTCATCCACGGTCGGCGGGGAGCGGGCAAGACCACCGTGGCCACCCTCGCCGGGCTGGGCCTGCTGAAACAGGGGCAGCTGCCGGTCCCGATCCTGCTCGACCTCGGCTACTGGAATCCTGGGAGCCAGGAGTTCACCGACTGGATGGCAGATTCGATCGACATCTCCTACCCGGCCACCCGTGCGATCCCCCGGCGGCGCGGCATGTCCCGCTTGGACCAGTTGCTGTCCGGCGGTGAGGTGATGCTCATCCTGGACGGGCTGGACGAGGTCCGGGCCGAGGATCCGGTGACATTACTGCCCGAGCTCCTGGCCTCGATTCCGCACCGCTGCCGCACCGTCGTCACGGTCCGGACGAACGGAAGTGTGCCGGATGAGCGGGCAGCACTTGACCGCTCCGTCGGCCAATACGTGATTGACGACCTCGACAGGGAACAGGTGCACACATACGTCAGCGCCCCTCTGCCGCGGAACTCCAGCGGACTCGTGCAGAACCTCGGCCAGTGGCTGCGCGGTGAGCCGGACGAGGCCCCGCGCGATCTGATCAGCACGCCCGAGCAGTTGCGCGAGGCGATCAGTGCCGTCGACACCGGCCTGATCGCCCCGCAGGAGCTGGAGCAACTGCGTGATCCGGCGCTCCGGGAACGCCTGGCCCGGCGGGAGGCACGGTCCCTCATCGCAAAGCACGAGTACCTGGGACGTATCGATACCGAGAAATACCTGACGCTGCTGGCCCGGAAGATCGAGGATGATGCCCCTTTCCTCTGGTGGCGCCTGTCCTCCCTGGTGCCGGCGCCGGTGTACACCGGCGCCGCATCCCTGGTGGCAGTGCCGGGCTATCTTCTGGCCCACTTCATGCCCGTCGGTCTCACCAGAGGGTTGGTGCTGGGCCTGTTGGCGGGAATCTATTCAGGGGTTCTGCGCGGGGTGCGGCTGACCGGCGGTGCTCTGCTCAGTGCGGTCGCCGTCGTTGCCGTCGGCGTGGGCGGGACCGCAATGACGCTGCATCCCTGGCAACAGGCTCTCGCCGACACCACCGAAATCACCTCGACCGCTGCACTGCTGCTCGGCCTGCGCCCTTGGCTCGTGGGCAAGAAACGCTGGAAGACAGCAGCGGCCGTGGCCGGGATCGGGGCAGGCACCGCCTCAGCCACCGAGATGGTCTGCCGAGCAATTTCTTTCGACGATCCGTACCGAGACTTCACGAGCATTCTGGTCTCCGGGTCCCTCGGCGCGGCCGTGGCCACGGTTGCTGCCTCCCTGCTACTGCCGTCTGGGCAAGTCCTGCGGCCCTCTTCGGTGCAGCTCAAGCGAGGGCCGCGCAAGGGCTGGATCCCAGGGCTGTACATCAGCGGGCTGGTCTCCGCGATGGCCGTCGGACTCGCCGGCGGGCTGGGGGGAGCACTCCGCTTCGATCCGGCCTACGGCGTGACGCTGGGCCTGTTGTTCGGTGTGGTCGTGGGCGTTCCGGTGGGTATCGTCGGCGGGGTGATCCGCCGGCTTGCGGCACCGCTGAAGAACGGTTCCGGGTCGACCAGAACGGCGACCCTTTCCGCGGACCGTCAGACAGCTGCGTGGATCATCGCCAGTATCGCGGCCACTGCAACCACCGCGACGATCCTGCTGAACAGGTTCGCCCCGGACCTGGCCTCGACCATCAACGACTACGACCAGCCTCGGGTCTTCGTGCTCCACCCGCTGATCGGCTTGTTCTTCGGGGCTCTGATCGGACTGGTCGTCGCCGGGTTCAATTCAGCCTGGCCGTCGTTCGCCATCGGTCATCTGTGGTTGGTGGCCACCGGCCAGATGCCCTGGCGTCTGGAGTATTTCCTGACGCAGCTGACATCCGTAGGCATCCTGCGGCGACAGGGTTTCGGCCATCGGTTCCAGCACCCGACCTACCGACAGGCCCTGATCTGGGACGAGGAGCACTCCTCCTGA
- a CDS encoding tetratricopeptide repeat protein — translation MTSDLPDPTRIVGVSGFQDALIALLGPGSLDQVSRRLGGRVSRNAIAKYRRREQLPRQDTLRLIVTHLDPGREDDWHAAWLRVGGAKGVPATPENGSANSLPLPPDIFWGRAGEMLLLEETVLSGRWANALLHGVGGVGKTAVAVQLAYQVRDRFPGGCHYVDLLGYSGAGQRPSTYQVAGRLLRDAQGDQVLLADDQEVRFRQYRTWLDESAALVVLDNVGSLEDVAPLLASGAGAGRVLLTSRNDLGLPGTTPFGLDRLESQAAERVLRELLPVGRLAGVDGALGRIVGLSDGLPLVLRLLAAHLVTNPALAVAELVERLVDEHRRLAGENAAERAVRAAFKLVHGDLTEDEQQAFAVLAVMPGTDTDTERAAAAMAQDPSVVEPVLERFLELGLLIQRTEGRYRMHDLISAFGQELPGSAPRLRKEVLARLLVWTVSRADAHSESMFTFSAGNPSPAREAARMWFAAERANLVATVLIASSTEQHRAVLRLGEALRRPLFGSARYPDSVQVADLCIRAAQAVGNTRAVAEALVARGQALMKLGRLGPGRAAFEEALHHYEESGDDGGRARLLKELGNIAWHENNYHQARRLYQLAYEVQERIGDRAGAAVSLRNVGAVYQQLGEHEEALRRYREALEVHRGIHDAVGMAQTLNNLALTHERMGELGLAQAEVEEAQELAHELDDPGILSSVFTNLGNISSRLGRHREASELLKEAVDQARSAGSPHLEVEALNCLGDVYRAQGDPQRALLCHLEALERNEMQDRYEAGHAYEGIATVHADLGDRRAARENAARAVARYETLDVTVDLERARKLLESLKG, via the coding sequence ATGACTTCGGATCTGCCCGACCCCACCCGGATCGTGGGTGTGTCCGGCTTCCAGGACGCGCTGATCGCTCTGCTGGGACCGGGCAGCCTGGACCAGGTGTCTCGGCGACTGGGCGGCCGGGTCAGCCGCAACGCCATCGCCAAGTATCGACGCCGTGAACAACTGCCTCGGCAGGACACACTGCGTCTGATCGTGACGCATCTCGATCCGGGCCGCGAAGACGACTGGCATGCGGCGTGGCTGAGAGTTGGTGGAGCGAAGGGAGTTCCGGCCACTCCGGAGAATGGGTCGGCCAACAGCCTGCCGCTTCCGCCCGACATCTTCTGGGGGCGGGCGGGGGAAATGCTCCTGCTGGAGGAGACCGTGCTGTCGGGGCGCTGGGCCAATGCGCTGCTGCACGGCGTGGGAGGGGTCGGAAAGACGGCAGTGGCCGTGCAGCTCGCCTACCAGGTGCGCGACCGGTTCCCTGGCGGTTGCCACTACGTCGACCTGCTCGGGTATTCCGGCGCGGGGCAGCGGCCCAGTACCTACCAGGTGGCCGGTCGGCTGCTCCGGGATGCACAGGGTGACCAGGTTCTCCTCGCGGACGATCAGGAGGTGCGGTTCCGGCAGTACCGTACCTGGCTGGACGAATCCGCCGCTCTTGTCGTCCTCGACAACGTCGGTTCCCTGGAAGACGTGGCGCCCTTGCTGGCCTCCGGAGCAGGGGCCGGCCGGGTGTTGCTCACCAGCCGGAACGATCTGGGGCTGCCCGGTACCACCCCGTTCGGGCTGGACCGTCTCGAATCCCAGGCAGCGGAGAGGGTTTTACGAGAACTCCTGCCTGTCGGTCGACTAGCCGGTGTTGACGGTGCGCTGGGCAGGATCGTCGGGTTGAGTGACGGCCTGCCCCTGGTCCTGCGTCTGCTGGCGGCGCACCTGGTGACGAACCCGGCCCTAGCCGTGGCCGAGCTGGTCGAACGTCTCGTTGACGAGCACCGGCGCCTGGCGGGTGAGAACGCCGCAGAGCGCGCGGTGCGCGCGGCTTTCAAGCTGGTGCACGGTGATCTCACCGAGGATGAGCAACAAGCGTTCGCGGTGCTGGCCGTCATGCCCGGCACGGACACCGATACCGAGCGTGCCGCCGCGGCGATGGCTCAGGACCCGTCCGTCGTGGAGCCGGTACTGGAACGGTTCCTTGAGCTGGGGCTGCTGATCCAGCGGACCGAGGGTCGCTACCGGATGCACGATCTCATCAGTGCCTTCGGTCAGGAACTACCCGGGTCCGCGCCACGGCTGCGGAAGGAAGTCCTGGCGCGGCTGCTGGTCTGGACCGTTTCCCGGGCGGACGCCCACTCGGAAAGCATGTTCACCTTCAGTGCGGGAAATCCGAGTCCGGCCCGTGAGGCTGCACGCATGTGGTTCGCCGCCGAACGCGCGAATCTGGTCGCCACCGTTCTCATCGCGTCCAGCACCGAGCAGCACCGGGCAGTGCTGAGGTTGGGTGAAGCGCTACGCCGCCCGCTGTTCGGTTCGGCTCGCTATCCGGACTCGGTTCAGGTCGCGGACCTCTGCATCCGTGCGGCACAGGCCGTCGGCAACACCCGGGCCGTCGCCGAGGCGCTGGTCGCGCGTGGGCAGGCCCTGATGAAGCTCGGGCGGCTGGGTCCGGGCCGAGCCGCCTTCGAAGAGGCACTGCACCACTATGAGGAGTCGGGCGACGACGGGGGTCGGGCCAGGCTGCTGAAAGAACTGGGCAACATCGCCTGGCACGAGAACAACTATCACCAGGCCAGAAGGCTGTATCAGCTGGCGTACGAGGTACAGGAAAGGATCGGCGACCGGGCCGGTGCCGCGGTGTCGCTGCGCAATGTCGGGGCGGTCTATCAGCAGCTCGGTGAGCATGAGGAAGCCCTCAGGCGTTATCGGGAGGCATTGGAGGTGCACCGCGGTATCCATGACGCCGTGGGCATGGCTCAGACACTGAACAATCTCGCGCTGACCCATGAGCGGATGGGGGAGCTAGGGCTCGCCCAGGCCGAGGTGGAGGAGGCGCAGGAGCTCGCGCACGAGCTCGACGATCCCGGAATCCTCAGTTCGGTCTTCACCAACCTGGGAAACATCAGCAGCCGGCTGGGACGTCACCGCGAGGCGTCGGAGTTGCTGAAGGAGGCAGTGGACCAGGCCCGTTCGGCCGGCTCGCCGCATCTGGAGGTGGAGGCGCTCAACTGTCTGGGTGATGTCTACCGAGCCCAGGGGGACCCGCAACGAGCCCTGCTGTGTCATCTGGAGGCTCTGGAGCGTAATGAGATGCAGGACCGTTACGAGGCGGGGCATGCTTACGAGGGAATCGCCACCGTCCATGCGGATCTTGGTGACCGCCGCGCGGCCCGTGAGAATGCCGCACGCGCTGTCGCCCGGTACGAGACCCTTGATGTCACAGTAGATCTCGAGCGAGCGCGCAAATTGCTGGAATCGTTGAAAGGCTGA
- a CDS encoding MMPL family transporter yields MTVLSRLVIARRWWVVGAWVVLAALGGFAAPRATDRLSFDFGLPGQPGYETNVDILKTFGSGGIGAPVLLVVGNGQETVAADTAAPIAETVRATVPGARVATYTDDPDLLSGDRKTGVVMVYPIPVESEQPYAPALAALRPAAERLSGEIGLQVSVTGRDALNFTEDDAGGSALVETLFGGIGAAVVLSLVFGSFLALMPLIIAAASILTTFLLLWGLTGLTDVSFVVQYLLALIGLGVAIDYALLLVTRWREERGQGATPEEAVRLAMSTAGRSVLFSGITVAVSLAALIAMPVPFMRSVGYTGLLIPVISVAASLTLLPALLLVGGHHLSWPHRRSTDPESRLWRGVGTVVVRHRWLSAIVSALVLIAMAVPSFGLRLGQPTNDTLAAGSGASATAIERLAGQGPGSGLSAPIEILTASPDTIVQKLETTDGVGGVVAPEEWRSEQGQYVIDVWTQTDANSRSGARTARQIRDAAEDLGARVGGIPAQDEDFVSSVYGDAWWILLLIVAITFGLLAVALRSIVLPAKALLLNVISLGAAFGVTVFIWQGGHGTGLLFDRDPAGALTVWLPIAIFAFLFGLSMDYEVFLLSRIKEEHDAGHSTDEATVHGVARTGRLVSSAALILFLAFVSLSQIPTTDVKILATGLALGIIIDATIVRGVLAPALVAALGPVNWWWPGKNWG; encoded by the coding sequence ATGACCGTCCTGTCCCGCCTGGTGATCGCGCGACGGTGGTGGGTGGTGGGCGCCTGGGTGGTGCTGGCGGCGCTCGGCGGGTTCGCCGCGCCGCGGGCCACCGACCGGCTGAGTTTCGACTTCGGGTTGCCGGGGCAGCCGGGGTACGAGACGAACGTCGACATCCTGAAGACGTTCGGGTCGGGTGGGATCGGGGCTCCCGTGCTTCTGGTGGTCGGAAACGGGCAGGAGACCGTGGCCGCGGACACGGCCGCTCCGATCGCCGAGACGGTGCGGGCCACGGTGCCCGGAGCCCGGGTCGCGACCTATACCGACGACCCGGACCTGCTGTCGGGCGACCGGAAGACCGGCGTGGTCATGGTCTATCCGATCCCCGTCGAGTCCGAGCAGCCGTACGCCCCCGCGCTGGCCGCCCTGCGTCCGGCGGCCGAGCGGCTCTCCGGGGAGATCGGCCTTCAGGTGAGCGTGACAGGGCGGGACGCGCTGAACTTCACCGAGGACGATGCCGGCGGAAGTGCCCTGGTCGAGACCCTGTTCGGTGGTATCGGGGCGGCCGTCGTGCTGTCGCTGGTGTTCGGGTCGTTCCTGGCGCTGATGCCGCTGATCATCGCCGCCGCCTCCATTCTGACCACCTTCCTGCTGCTGTGGGGCCTGACCGGGCTGACCGACGTCTCGTTCGTCGTGCAGTACCTGCTGGCCCTGATCGGTCTCGGCGTCGCCATCGACTACGCGCTGCTGCTGGTCACCCGCTGGCGTGAGGAACGTGGTCAGGGGGCGACGCCGGAAGAGGCGGTGCGGCTGGCCATGTCGACGGCCGGGCGGTCGGTGCTGTTCTCGGGCATCACGGTGGCCGTCAGTCTCGCCGCGCTCATCGCCATGCCGGTTCCGTTCATGCGCAGTGTCGGATACACGGGCCTGCTGATTCCGGTGATCAGCGTGGCCGCATCGCTCACCCTGCTGCCCGCGCTGCTCTTGGTCGGGGGCCATCATTTGTCCTGGCCGCACCGTCGTAGCACAGACCCGGAGAGCAGGCTGTGGCGCGGGGTCGGCACTGTCGTCGTACGGCACCGCTGGCTGTCGGCGATCGTCTCCGCACTCGTGCTGATCGCCATGGCCGTGCCCAGTTTCGGCCTGCGCCTCGGTCAGCCGACCAACGACACCCTCGCCGCCGGGTCGGGGGCCTCCGCCACGGCGATCGAGCGGCTGGCCGGGCAGGGCCCGGGCTCGGGACTCTCCGCCCCCATCGAGATCCTGACCGCGTCGCCGGACACCATCGTCCAGAAGCTGGAGACGACAGATGGTGTGGGTGGCGTCGTGGCTCCCGAGGAATGGCGCTCCGAGCAGGGCCAGTACGTGATCGACGTGTGGACCCAGACCGACGCCAACTCCCGTTCCGGGGCCAGGACCGCCCGGCAGATCCGGGACGCCGCCGAGGACCTCGGGGCCCGGGTCGGCGGGATCCCGGCCCAGGACGAGGACTTCGTCTCCAGCGTCTACGGCGACGCCTGGTGGATCCTGCTGCTCATCGTCGCGATCACGTTCGGGCTGCTGGCCGTGGCCCTGCGCTCGATCGTACTGCCGGCCAAAGCCCTTCTACTGAACGTGATCTCGCTCGGGGCCGCGTTCGGGGTGACGGTGTTCATCTGGCAGGGCGGCCACGGCACCGGTCTGCTGTTCGACCGGGATCCCGCGGGCGCGCTGACGGTCTGGCTGCCGATCGCCATCTTCGCCTTCCTGTTCGGCCTGTCGATGGACTACGAGGTGTTCCTGCTCTCGCGGATCAAGGAGGAGCACGACGCCGGCCACAGCACCGACGAGGCCACCGTGCACGGCGTGGCCCGCACCGGGCGGCTGGTCAGCAGCGCCGCGCTGATCCTGTTCCTGGCGTTCGTGTCGCTCAGCCAGATTCCCACCACGGACGTGAAGATCCTGGCCACCGGGCTGGCCCTGGGCATCATCATCGACGCGACCATCGTGCGCGGTGTGCTGGCGCCGGCCCTGGTGGCAGCCCTAGGACCGGTGAACTGGTGGTGGCCGGGCAAAAACTGGGGCTGA